AGGATAATTCATCCAACTCTACATTATTGCCGTTTGCTTCTTCAAATGGACCAGCCGCAAAGGATAAATCTCCTTCTGGGGTAAAAGTGGAAGTGGCGGAATACGCACTTAAGTTCCCCGACTGAAGTCGCACTCTCAACAAGTCTTTACCGGTGAAACTGGATTCAAAATTAATCCGAGTCCGATAGCCAAAAGCAACTCCATCATCAATGTCTGCGCCAAAGGCATTTTGTCCGACGGGTATGCTGGTGGCAGCAAAAATGGCTTCCCCTGCTAATTTAGCAGTAGTGGAAAATTGTTGTGCTTCTAATCTGGCGGTACGCGCTTCTAAAGTATCTACTCGTCCCCGCAATGTGGCGAGTTCTGTTCTAAATTCTTCTTGTAAGCGAGTTAGACGATCGAGATCTTCTCTCGTTACCCCGCCGCCACCACCGCCTCCGGGACGGGAAGCATCGATCAATTCCCGAATTCGATCTAAACAAGCATTTAACCCGGCGGCGAATTCGTAGCGAGTCATGGCGCGGTTGCCGCGATAAGTGCGATCGGGATATCCTTCAATACAACCGTAGCGTTCTACTAAAGATTGCAATGCTTGAAATGCCCAGTCGGTAGGCTGAACGTCCCGCAGTTGAGAAACTGATGTAACTTGAGAAAGAGGCTCTTCTTCTGACTCCGATATTGTCGGTTGTTCGTTGTTGTATTGGTTGATTTGGTCTAAAACTCCAGTCGCATCGGTTTCTTGTCCCCAAGCCGCAGGTACTACGGATAGGGAAATGGCTAGCATCCCTGTTAAGGCGATTGGGCTAGTTAGAATGCGATCGCGCAAAATTTTCAACATATCGTAACTTCTTATCCTCACACCGATTTCAGGCTACCTGCAATCAAAACCTTTAACATATCGATCGCCTGAGAATTTGGTTTCTAGCGTCTTATTTAAAAGGCTCTATGGCAGGTAAGCATTAATAATAGCCAATTTTAATTGTTTGTCAGCCACAATTGACCGACCAATCCCTTGGCTAAATAAAAGAGAATGATTTTTATTCTCGTACTTAGTTTAGAATAAGATCGATTCTCAAAAAAATCGATCTGCTGAGGCTTGAAAGAGTGATGGCAGCGTTCGAGTGAATTAATGGGATTGAAGGAGAAAAATCGTAATGCGCCAGAAACTGCCAGGATTACTGCTAGCGTTGCTATTGCCGACGTTAGCTACTGGCTGTAACCAATCTAATTCCACGTCCGCATCTTCTAATACTGAAGCTTCTCCAGTTTCCGTTACAACAAAGTCTTCTAGTCAATCGCCGCAATTAAAAGTTGTAACTACGTTTTTGCCGATGTATTGGTTTACTAAAGCAGTAGCGGGTGATTTGGCGCAGGTGGAAGTTTTAGTGCCACCGGGTACGGAGGTGCATGAGTATCAAGCAAAACCGAAAGACGTGCAGGCGATCGCGCAAGCCAACCTGTTGGTAAAAAATGGGTTAGGTTTGGAAGAATTTCTCAGCAATACCGTGAAAAATGCCCAAAATCCTAAATTAAAAGAGATTGACGCATCTAAAGGCATTCAACCTTTACAAGAAATTTCCCCTGTAGTTAAACCAATCGGAAAAACAGACAAACACGACCACGACCACGACCATGCTAGTGGAAATCCTCATGTTTGGCTAGATCCGGTGTTAGCGATCGAACAAGTCAAGAATATTCGGGATGGTTTAATCGCGATCGATCCGACTAATCAAGCAACCTATGAAGCTAATGCGGCTGCTTACATTCAGCAACTTCAGGAATTAGATCGGCAATTTAAACAAACTTTACAGCCTTACACTAACTGTACTTTCGTAACTTTTCACGATGCTTATCCTTATCTAGCAAAGCGATATCAGCTTAAACAAGTTGCAGTAGTAGAAGTTCCGGAAGATCAACTCTCTCCATCGGATGTGGAAAAGACAATTTCCACTGTGAAAAAATATAAAGTGAAAGCTTTGTTTGGAGAACCAGGTGTAGATAATAAATTGCTGACAAGTCTTTCTCAGGATCTGAATTTGACTCTTCGCCCTTTGGATTCTCTAGAATCGGGGGATTTAGAACCTCAGTATTACTTTACGGGGATGACCAACAATTTGCAAACTCTCGCCTCTGCTTGTAAGCCGTAAAGGTAAAAACTCGGTAATAAATTAATAAAATGTTGCAAAAAATGATAACGATTTTCAGTGATTTGAATTAAAAATTTAGATTTACGGAAATCAATTAGCAGTAATATTAGATGCGTCCGATAAATAGCCATCATTTAAGTGCGATCGTTGCACTTTTTTCAACAAAGTTAAATAAATCTGTACCCTACGGTAAGGCTACGTCTACATCTGTGTTTATCTGTGTTCATCTGTGGTATTAAATCTCAACTAATTAATTCCAGCAACCAATCCGATCGAAAATTAACCTTTCCTCGTATTCTCCTACGGTAATAATGGCAAGCATTCCCTCAGAAAATATATCCTCCCCAATTTTAAAAGTAGAAGGCTTGACAGTATATCGGGGTACTTATGCGGCGGTCAGAAATGTTTCTTTTGAACTGATGCCAGGAACGGACACGGCAATTATCGGGCCAAACGGATCGGGAAAAAGTACTTTGGTGCAAGCAATTCTCGACTTAATACCGCCAAATGCTGGCAAAGTAGAAATTTTCGGTTATCCCATCAAACAGTTAGGTAATTGGCGGCGTCAAATTGGATACATACCCCAATATTTCGTGTTCGATCGCACTTTTCCCATTTCAGTTGCCGAGTTAGTCGGATTGGGGTGGGATGAAGAGATGGGGAGATGGGGAGATGGGGGGATGGGGAGAGGGAAACAGAAACAGAAAGCCTTAAAATTAGTTTGGCCTTGGCGGAAAAATCCCCAAAAAACTGTAGCAATTCGGGAAGCGTTGCAGCGTGTTAGTGCCGATCATTTACGCAAGCAAGCAATTGGCACTCTTAGCGGTGGGGAACTCAAGCGAGTATTGCTGGCGTATTGTTTGGTGAGTCCTCGCCGTTTGTTGGTACTGGATGAAGCTTTCGCGGGATTAGATGTTTCGGGAGAAGCCGATTTTTATGCTTTGCTGAATGAATTGAAACGAGAACAAAATTGGACGGTGTTGCAGGTTTCCCATGATATAGATATGGTAAGCCGACATTGCGATCGCGTTCTTTGTCTCAACCAAACTTTAGTCTGTTCTGGATTGCCGGAAATTATTCTTTCTCCCCAAAACTTGTTAGCTACTTATAGCCCGGCTTTCAGCCGTTATCAACACGACCATAAATGAAGGATGAAGTATGAAGGATGAAGTTTGAAGTATGAAGTTTGAAGTTTGAAAGAATAATTTAACATTTTTTTATAGAAATTCATAATGTTTTTACTCCTGACTCCTGACTCGGAGAATTCTGACTCCTACCTTCATACTTCAGCCTTCATCCTTCATACTTCATCTAGGTGCTCTGTAACTGCTTGATAAAGTTCTAATACATGATGATCTAGGAGGCGATAGAAAACATTACGTCCTTGTTTGCGATAACTTACTAATCGCATCGATCTTAAAACTCGCATCTGGTGAGAAACGGCTGATTCACTCATTTCTAGCGCCGCCGCTAAATCGCAAACACAAAGTTCTTTTACTGCCAACATGGAGAGAATTCGCAGGCGATTGGCGTCTCCTAATAAGCTAAAAAATTCCGCCATCTGTTGAGCTTTTTCCGTGTTGAGAATTTTTTCCTGGAGATGATGAACTTTATTGATATCAACTGGATGGGGAGAATCGCAGGTAATTTTTTCGGATTCTTTTAGAGGATTAGCTACAACACTATTAGACAGTGAATGTTTTGGCATTTTAAAGTTACGAGTTAAAGTGCTATTTATGTTTTTTTATTAGGGATGACCGATAATGATCTGGTGGGCAGACTTACTTAATTATTATTATCCTAGCTTATTGGCTGTAGGGGCAGTGAGCGACCTGATTAATTTGCTACAGTTTCCTTTTATGCAAAGGGCGATCGCAGGTGGTGTATTAATGGGATTGTTGGGAGGCTTACTCGGTAGCTTCGTCACCCTGCGGCAGTTGTCTTTTTTCAGCCACGCTGTCGGTCATTCCGCTTTGGTGGGAATTGTGTTAGGCGTACTGCTGCAATTAAATCCTACCTGGATGCTACTGCCTTTTACTTTAGCTTTTGGTTTAGTCGTACTGTATTTAATCGACCAAACCGATTTAGCTAGCGATAACATCCTCAACGTTGTGTTATCGGGAACTTTAGCTGTAGGTATTATCCTCAGTGGCTTGATTAAAGGTTACCGAGGTGGCTTGATGGATGTGCTGTTCGGAGATATTCTCGCCATCAATTATACCGATTTAATTCTTACCTTCATATTATTTCTGGCGGCTGGTGTGTATTTGCTATCTACCCTACAGCAGCAAATTCTGTTAACGCTTAATCCGGCTGTCGCGAAAGTGCAGGGTATTCCAGTGCAATTACATCGTTATTTGTTTGTGGTAATTCTTTCTTTAACAGTTGCCTTAGCAACTAAAGCGATCGGTATTTTATTAGTTAATGCTTTTTTAGTAGTTCCTGCTTCTGCTGCCAAATTGCTGAGTGAGAAATTTAGCCGTTTTATGGCACTTTCGCTGATTTTGGGGATTCTCACTAGCATTATCGGTATCGTTTTGTCCGGTCTTTTGAATTGGGCTTCTGGCCCCAGTATTGTTTTAATTCAATTTTTAGTGTTTCTGGTGGCTACTGCCTTAGCTAAGTTGAAAATCAAGCCAATTTGAATGGTGCAACGAATCTAAACAGAGACATCAGGCAGAATACGGAGTTTTAGAATGCCCGATGCCTGATGCCCAATCTCTATGATGTAGCGAAACAGAAATAATTAGCAGCCACAACCGTGATGGCCACAGCCTTGACCGCTGGGATGTCCGTTAGCACAGGCATCGCTGCAATAGTATTTGCCTTCTTTCTGGATGGCTTCAGAAAGGGAGACTACGCACAGGCAAGGTTCGCAAGCACATTTCATGGAGTTTACGGTAGTCATGATGTTTTCCTGATTGGTGATTAATATAACTATAACGTATGAACAGATATTCAGATATTTTTTAAGATAATTTTTAGATTTGGGGCTAAGTACAATCAGTGAAGAATTCATCAGCTAAAAAATGATAGATAGCGATCGCTTCTCGCAACCTGTTTTTATAGTTTCATCACCTCGTTCCGGCAGCAGCTTCTTATTTGAGACTCTCGTCCGTAGTAAAAATGTGTGGACGATCGGAGAGGAAAGCCATGAAGCGATCGAAGGTATTGCTAAACTGCATCCGGCTCAACGCAATTATGATTCTAATCGCTTGACAGAACGAGATGCCGATCGCGAAACAGCAGCTTTGCTAAGGGAGAGGTTTTGGGAATTATTGCGCGATCGTAACGGCCAGCCTGTCCTACCAGATGCCAAAACGGTGCGAATGCTGGAAAAAACGCCGAAAAACTCGTTAAGGATTCCGTTTTTAAGTAAGGTTTTTCCCGAAGCTTTGTTTATTTACTTGTACCGGGAACCTCAGGAAGTTATCAGCAGCATTATGGAAGCTTGGCGATCGGGCCAATTCGTTACTTATCCCGAACTGCCCAATTGGGATGGAATGACTTGGAGTTTGCTGCTATTTCCCGGTTGGCAAGAGTTGCGGGGTAAACCGTTAGCGGAAATCGCAGCCCAGCAGTGGGCAAAAGCAAATCAGTATATTTTGGAAGATTTAGCTTATTTACCCGCCGAACGCTGGTGTTGCGTGACTTACCAGGATTTAATCGCCAACTTGCCAGGGGAAGTCAAACGGTTGTGCGAGTTTGCTGGATGGGAGTGGGATCTGGATTTCTCTGAACCATTTCCTCTGTCTCGCCATACCTTAACACCGCCTGCCCCTGATAAATGGAAAAAGAATGCGGCTGAGATCGAGGCTGTGTTACCTCAAGTGGCAGAAATTGTATCGAAAGCGAAAGATGCGATCGCCCTTCGGCTGTTAAGTCGCAACTAAGGAAAAAATTTTTTGGCAATTTTCTCGATCGGCGCTTGCCAAACCTAAAAAAAGTTTGTTATATTAATTAAGCGCTCGAAAAAAAACGAGTCTGCCGGGATAGCTCAGTTGGTAGAGCAGAGGACTGAAAATCCTCGTGTCACCGGTTCAAGTCCGGTTCCTGGCATAAAAGCAAAACCCCTTGAAAGTAACGATTTCAAGGGGTTTTTGCTTTTTATTGTTCCGTCTTGACATAAATTTTGGACACTTTCAGGTAAGAAAGTGGTGTAAAACTGGTGTAAAAAATCGAGATTAGCCTTCTTTTGTAACTCTCTTTCTCAAAAATATTTTGGAACTATTGATTTATTAGGCAATTTTCGATACTCTTTACACCAATTTTTGATGTAAAGAGGGTGTAAAAGCTTTGCTTCCCAGGCTTTTTCCCCTACTCTTTCCCGGCAGTTGCAGGTACTCGTCTTTTTAGCGCTGATTGCAAGTCTGCCATCAAATCATCACCGCTGCGTTTAGCTTCCCACAGGCCAGAACCATAACGACTGATGTTCCATTCTCCCTGCATAAAATCTTCATCTTCAGAGAGTATACCTGTATAGCGAATGGGCGTAGGCGAGGTAGTTAGATACTGTTTAGTAAAACTGATGCTGCGACCGATTACTTCACCGTTGACCTGAGCTTCCCCTAAATAATTATCATCCAAAATTCTGCCGCTCAGGGTGTTGCCACTCTGAACTAGAGTTGCTTCAAAACGAGTAGGAATTCCTTCCTGCCAGTAGGTTCCCAGCCAAGTGCCACTCAGGTCTGCCATGAAATATGACTCAACTTTAGACTGTAGAGTTTAAATTTTAACTCTTTGTTGAAAATAGAAAATGAAAAGTTTAATGTTTTTAACAAAAATTGCCATTTATAATTATAAATTTATCCTTATAAATAATGCGATCGCTATTCTAGCTTCTTGTGTTTTATCGACTTTGATGATCGGTCTACTTTAAATAGACAATAGTCATCGTTTTTTCATTAATTATACAAGCATGGCTTATTTTTGGATGACTTAACCAAAGAAACGCTTATCAAGTCAAGATACCATGACCCCCATTTTACGGTAATTGATACATAATATCCAAGTGGATAATTCAAACCTAATCTAACTATGCCAAGCAGCAAAATTTACTGTTTTAGAGCCAGCTACGAACTCTCTACTAACTTCGATCGCAGTAAGCTACCTGATTGGCTGCGTTTAGCAGTTGATTGGCAAGGATATCGACTCTGGACAGTCCCAGAAGTGGCTGATGTAGCGCGAATTTTAGGTGCATTGGAAATAGAAGAAGATTCTCCTTCTTTATGGATATGTCATTTGGAAAGTTTAGGGCTAAGAAACGTTAGGCAAGTTTTTTGTGAAGATCTGTTTGAAGCGAGAGGATATTCATAATAATTTTAGATTTGGTCGATTTTAAGCCGCTTGAATCTAAGATTAATATGCTCCAAGTTAAAGATTGGAGCATATTAAAGATAAGTAATTTATAATTACTAGTTGTTCTATCTGATATTATTAATGTAATACTAATTTTTAAAAGATCGAATAAAAGTTATGGCAGAAGAATACAAAAAAGAAATATTAGGGCAGCAGGAATGGCAATTAATCATAGAAGCAGCTAACCGGAATAATGTATTTTGTCATTGTCGTAGTTGCGGCTATGAATGGGTAGATTCCTTTGAGGGTGTTCCTTGTAGCAGTTGCGGTAGCAAGAATGTCAGATATATTTTATGCTGGCAATTTCCAGATGGTTGATAATGTAGAGACGTTTCATAAAATGTCTCTACAAGATTTACAGGTCACGTACCTTTAATTTCTAGAGATATTTATTGTAAATTACGTCGTTTTTTCTCTAGATATTGTTGATGGTATTCTTCTGCTAGGTAAAATTCACCAACAGGTTGAATTTGGGTAACGATATCTTTTTCGTATTTGCCAGATTTTTGCAAATTTTCCTGGGAGGCTTTGGCGGCTGCTTCTTGTTGTACATTGTGAAAAAAGATAGCAGACCTGTATTGTTCGCCTCGATCTGGGCCTTGCCGATTTAATTGCGTTGGGTCGTGACAATTCCAAAATATTTCTAGTAATTCTTCATAACTAATTTTTTTGGGGTCATATTCTATTTGCACTGCTTCGGCGTGGCCTGTTACTCTAGCACATACATCTAAATAACAAGGGTTTGGCCAATGTCCGCCCGTGTAGCCAACGGCAGTAGAAATTACCCCTTTGATTTGGCGAAAGGTGTCTTCAACTCCCCAAAAACAGCCTGCGGCAAATGTTGCTTTTTCCATACCAAATTAGAGAAGGTTTTTGACTCGTCGTAAATCAAGCGTCAGAGGATATTCGGGATTTAAGTTTAACGGTGGAATTTGAATTTTACCTGGGATAGGTTTACTGGGTAAAAACCTTTCTTTCATTCGTAATTCTGCTGTTTGATAATCAGTAGGAAAATTGTCATAAAAAGTTCCATCGGGAGGATCGACATAATAAATGCCACCACCAAGGGATCGATCGCAATAGGTATCGATGATTTCAAATGACAGAGGAGAGTGAGAACTAGTAGCTGGATGCGGGGATAATGATTTTGAGTGCGCCCGGAAGCGGACGCCACCTACGTACTCACCGATTTTTCCGGTAGATTTTAAGGGAATTGGATGATAATTGCAAGTTACTGCATAGCGAGAGGAAAAGCTATCTTGATTTGGAGTATTGCCGATCGCATTTTGCAACGTTACTTGTATTCTTTCCATCGAAGCATCCACATAACGAGCGGTTCCGCCACTAGTAGCTTCTTCGGCTAAAACGTGCCAAGGTTCGATCGCGTGACGTAATTCCAAACGCAACCCTTCAATTGTAACTTCTCCATAAACGGGAAAGCGAAATTCAAAAAATGGTGCGAACCACTCTTTTGCAAAGGGATAACCCACTTCTTGCAGATCTTCAATCACTAATTGCAAATCTTCTCCTAAATAATAGGGCAGCATAAAGCGATCGTGCAGAGTTGTTCCCCAACGAATCAGGGGTTTATGATAGGGGTTTTCCCAAAACCATGCTACTAGCGCCCGAATCAATAGCATTTGTAGCGATCGCATTTGTGGGTGAGTTGGCATTTCAAAGGCGCGAAATTCCAGCAACCCTAACTGATTGCGCTGATTTTTTACTGGAAATAATTTATCAATACAAAAAGCGGTGCGGTGAGTATTACCAGTGACATCAATCAACAAATTACTTAATAACGAATCAATCAACTCTGGCGTAATTTTTTTGCCCGGTTGCAATTCAGAAAAAGCAATTTCTAATTCGTATAAACTTTCATGACGCGCTTCATCAACACGGGGTGACTGACTAGTTGGGCCGACGAATAACCCGGAAAATAAATAAGATAAACTGGGATGATGTTGCCAATAAGTGATTAAACTTGCTAGCAAATCTGGGCGACGTAAAAGAGGACTTTCTTGGGTAGTTTTGCCACCAATTGTAATGTGGGCACCGCCGCCAGTACCGATAGGACGACCATCTCTAGCGTATTTCTGAGTACTCAAACCACATTCTCTGGCTGCTGCGTCAAGAATATCGTTGATTTGCACTAATTCTTGCCAATCATTTGCTGGGTGAATGTTTACTTCTATTACTCCAGGATCGGGAGTAATTTGAAAGCCTTGGATTTGGGGGCTACTAGGAGGAGGATAACCTTCAATTACTACTGATGTTCCTAATTTCGCTGCCGTTTCTTCAATAGTGGAGATTAAATTTAAATAACTCGTAGCGTAAGTAAGAGGAGGTAGAAAAATATAGAGGTTTCCCTGTCTTACTTCCACACTCATGGCTATACGAATTGAATTCGCAACAGACTCCTGAGGGGTAATATTATGATGGTTAATTCTAGCATCCCAATCGGGGTTTGCTTCGGTTTCTAAGTTGTCGATTTGGGGAATTAAATGTAAAGGCAAACGCAATCCGATCGACCCATTTCCTGGTAATAAATATAAATTTTTGGTTGGCAGTTCCCATTGACAGGTACTCCAGCATAACTTGCTATTTCTCGTTATGGGTAATATGGGCAGAATATAGCCAACTACTTCTTCTGTTTTTTCTTCATAAGCTGGGATAATGCGATCGGCATTTACTGCTAAATATTTAACTAATTTTTGGATGAAAATTTCGCCGTCTGTTTGAGTGTAATTGTAATCTTTGCGATCTACTGCGAGGAGATCGCGATCGCGCCAAATGGGTATACCATCTCTGCGCCAATAACACCCAAACGCCCAACGGGGATAACTTTCCCGGGCATAACATTTCCCCAGCCCGTAATGCAGGAGAGTACCGGGATGGGTAAACCGCTTGTCTAGGCTTCTCAGCAACTTACCAGCAATTTGGCGTTTTTCTTCTCCCAACGCTTCCACCTGCCATTGGGGAGATTCAAAATCGTGAAGAGAAACAAAAGTCGGTTCTCCCCCCATCGTCAAACCGATGCCTAGTTTTTGTAAAGTTTGTTCTACAGTATGACCAATGGCATCGATTTTTTGCCATTGTTTTTCTGTGTAAGGGTGGTTCATTCGATTTTAGATTTTAGATTTTAGATTTTAGATTTTAGATTTTGGCATAACTCCACGAATGAATCCGCTGCTTGAGACAATTTTAGTTTTGCTTACTTAGCGGCAACCGTTCATGGAGTTGATTATTCTGGAAATAATGTTAATGATATTTTTCAGCTACATAGAATTTACTGCTAACTGTAACTTTAGTCACGGTTTTTAGTCAGGTTTTGATGACCTTGTAAATACTTATAAAGATAAAATAAGGAATTATGACAGTAACATTAATTTCCATTTAGATTCTATATCTTTTATTGCTAAATTGTACAATGTATCTAAAAAGTTAATTTGCAAACTACCCGGGCCAGCGGATTTTTCGCTAGCTATTTCCCCAGCAATCCCCATCACTGCCATTGCGTGTGCAGAGGCGATCGCATAATCGGAATTAACCGCTAAAAAAGCACCGATCAAAGCAGTAGCAGTACAACCCATACCCGTTACTCTTGCCATCATCGGGTGTCCGTTTTCGATGCAAAAAACTTGACGATCGCTAATCACAAAATCTTTAGCACCGCTAATTACTACCGTGCATTGATGCTTTTCTGCTAAAGTTTTAGCTGAAGCGATCGCTGTTTCTGATGTTTGGGTACTATCTACACCTTTAGTAGTAGAAATTAAATTAGAGATAGCGCTAATTTCACTGGCATTACCCCGAATTACGTTCGGCGTAGTTATAGAAAAAATGCTATCAACTTTTAATGTTCGATAAGGAGTTGCCCCCGCACCTACCGGATCGAATACGATCGGTTTATTGAGTTGTTT
The sequence above is drawn from the Leptolyngbyaceae cyanobacterium genome and encodes:
- a CDS encoding zinc ABC transporter substrate-binding protein translates to MRQKLPGLLLALLLPTLATGCNQSNSTSASSNTEASPVSVTTKSSSQSPQLKVVTTFLPMYWFTKAVAGDLAQVEVLVPPGTEVHEYQAKPKDVQAIAQANLLVKNGLGLEEFLSNTVKNAQNPKLKEIDASKGIQPLQEISPVVKPIGKTDKHDHDHDHASGNPHVWLDPVLAIEQVKNIRDGLIAIDPTNQATYEANAAAYIQQLQELDRQFKQTLQPYTNCTFVTFHDAYPYLAKRYQLKQVAVVEVPEDQLSPSDVEKTISTVKKYKVKALFGEPGVDNKLLTSLSQDLNLTLRPLDSLESGDLEPQYYFTGMTNNLQTLASACKP
- a CDS encoding metal ABC transporter ATP-binding protein, encoding MASIPSENISSPILKVEGLTVYRGTYAAVRNVSFELMPGTDTAIIGPNGSGKSTLVQAILDLIPPNAGKVEIFGYPIKQLGNWRRQIGYIPQYFVFDRTFPISVAELVGLGWDEEMGRWGDGGMGRGKQKQKALKLVWPWRKNPQKTVAIREALQRVSADHLRKQAIGTLSGGELKRVLLAYCLVSPRRLLVLDEAFAGLDVSGEADFYALLNELKREQNWTVLQVSHDIDMVSRHCDRVLCLNQTLVCSGLPEIILSPQNLLATYSPAFSRYQHDHK
- a CDS encoding metalloregulator ArsR/SmtB family transcription factor produces the protein MPKHSLSNSVVANPLKESEKITCDSPHPVDINKVHHLQEKILNTEKAQQMAEFFSLLGDANRLRILSMLAVKELCVCDLAAALEMSESAVSHQMRVLRSMRLVSYRKQGRNVFYRLLDHHVLELYQAVTEHLDEV
- a CDS encoding metal ABC transporter permease — translated: MIWWADLLNYYYPSLLAVGAVSDLINLLQFPFMQRAIAGGVLMGLLGGLLGSFVTLRQLSFFSHAVGHSALVGIVLGVLLQLNPTWMLLPFTLAFGLVVLYLIDQTDLASDNILNVVLSGTLAVGIILSGLIKGYRGGLMDVLFGDILAINYTDLILTFILFLAAGVYLLSTLQQQILLTLNPAVAKVQGIPVQLHRYLFVVILSLTVALATKAIGILLVNAFLVVPASAAKLLSEKFSRFMALSLILGILTSIIGIVLSGLLNWASGPSIVLIQFLVFLVATALAKLKIKPI
- a CDS encoding metallothionein yields the protein MTTVNSMKCACEPCLCVVSLSEAIQKEGKYYCSDACANGHPSGQGCGHHGCGC
- a CDS encoding sulfotransferase, coding for MIDSDRFSQPVFIVSSPRSGSSFLFETLVRSKNVWTIGEESHEAIEGIAKLHPAQRNYDSNRLTERDADRETAALLRERFWELLRDRNGQPVLPDAKTVRMLEKTPKNSLRIPFLSKVFPEALFIYLYREPQEVISSIMEAWRSGQFVTYPELPNWDGMTWSLLLFPGWQELRGKPLAEIAAQQWAKANQYILEDLAYLPAERWCCVTYQDLIANLPGEVKRLCEFAGWEWDLDFSEPFPLSRHTLTPPAPDKWKKNAAEIEAVLPQVAEIVSKAKDAIALRLLSRN
- the msrA gene encoding peptide-methionine (S)-S-oxide reductase MsrA, with amino-acid sequence MEKATFAAGCFWGVEDTFRQIKGVISTAVGYTGGHWPNPCYLDVCARVTGHAEAVQIEYDPKKISYEELLEIFWNCHDPTQLNRQGPDRGEQYRSAIFFHNVQQEAAAKASQENLQKSGKYEKDIVTQIQPVGEFYLAEEYHQQYLEKKRRNLQ
- a CDS encoding transglutaminase family protein, with protein sequence MNHPYTEKQWQKIDAIGHTVEQTLQKLGIGLTMGGEPTFVSLHDFESPQWQVEALGEEKRQIAGKLLRSLDKRFTHPGTLLHYGLGKCYARESYPRWAFGCYWRRDGIPIWRDRDLLAVDRKDYNYTQTDGEIFIQKLVKYLAVNADRIIPAYEEKTEEVVGYILPILPITRNSKLCWSTCQWELPTKNLYLLPGNGSIGLRLPLHLIPQIDNLETEANPDWDARINHHNITPQESVANSIRIAMSVEVRQGNLYIFLPPLTYATSYLNLISTIEETAAKLGTSVVIEGYPPPSSPQIQGFQITPDPGVIEVNIHPANDWQELVQINDILDAAARECGLSTQKYARDGRPIGTGGGAHITIGGKTTQESPLLRRPDLLASLITYWQHHPSLSYLFSGLFVGPTSQSPRVDEARHESLYELEIAFSELQPGKKITPELIDSLLSNLLIDVTGNTHRTAFCIDKLFPVKNQRNQLGLLEFRAFEMPTHPQMRSLQMLLIRALVAWFWENPYHKPLIRWGTTLHDRFMLPYYLGEDLQLVIEDLQEVGYPFAKEWFAPFFEFRFPVYGEVTIEGLRLELRHAIEPWHVLAEEATSGGTARYVDASMERIQVTLQNAIGNTPNQDSFSSRYAVTCNYHPIPLKSTGKIGEYVGGVRFRAHSKSLSPHPATSSHSPLSFEIIDTYCDRSLGGGIYYVDPPDGTFYDNFPTDYQTAELRMKERFLPSKPIPGKIQIPPLNLNPEYPLTLDLRRVKNLL
- the thiM gene encoding hydroxyethylthiazole kinase; this encodes MTPSPETLWQDLQSIRETAPLIHNITNYVVMNNTANALLAIGASPVMAHALEEVEDMVKLAGALVINIGTLSKNWIEAMQKAMWSAKQLNKPIVFDPVGAGATPYRTLKVDSIFSITTPNVIRGNASEISAISNLISTTKGVDSTQTSETAIASAKTLAEKHQCTVVISGAKDFVISDRQVFCIENGHPMMARVTGMGCTATALIGAFLAVNSDYAIASAHAMAVMGIAGEIASEKSAGPGSLQINFLDTLYNLAIKDIESKWKLMLLS